The DNA sequence CTGCGTCCGGACACGACGGCACGACGTGACAGTGGCACGGCGGCGAAGGCTCTGGCAGTGGAATGTTGCAGTGGGAGAGAACGTCGCGCAGCAACGTGATGAAATAATGGCGTGACGCATCGAAGCCATAATACACACGGCTACAGCATCTCAGCCTTCACACTCGGCACAGCAAAGGCCCTTGGGAACAAACAAGAAGTCTCTCACAAAGTTACATGCAAGCAAACCGGCTTTAAACCTTCCCTTTACATTGACAAGGcaaacagcactgctgctgttaaaGGCGCTCTTTTTTCCGTCTTTTTAAGAGGGTGAAAGAAGCTGTGAAAGCAAGTTTGTTTTGTCACTAAAAAATGCCAACCATGAAAGCTCATGTCCTTATAAAACTTCCTTTATCGCTGAAAATAAGTTATATACAAGATCTTAGCGACCAAAGAGTTCGCAATCACCTGCAAACTGATTCACTCCAAGATCACAAGAAACGCTTTGTAGGCAACACCGGCGTGTGAAGGCAGTGACTCTCCCCAACTCGGTTTCAGGTCAAccataaaaaaatcctttattagtgaaaaataagaacaattaCTAAGACTACAGTTCACATTCATCAGTATAGCCTACATATCTTCTTGAGTTTGTTATAATcatctgctgtttcttcatTGAGTGGGCGTTTGCGATTTGCTGGTGACCGTTCtaaaggaagaggaggcagcatTATTTCCTGTCCCTTCATCTTCTTGACTTTCTTGTCATAATAATAATCATCTCCTGCTCTTTCATTGGCTGGTCGCTTGCGATTTGGAGGAGACCcttcaaaagaaagagcaggaacTGTTATTTCCCTGTCCTTTCACAGGAGACACTTCCTTATCTCCACCACTTCCCTTCTACAGCCCCGTGCTGTGTGAAAGGTTACTGCTTGAGCTGTCAGTGCTCCCAACCTTGCACCCCTTGCTCTTCCAGCTTTCATCAAACCGTGGTCAGCCAGCTTTGGCACCACGTTTCAGTTGAGACCGTTGCTACTCCGCCCTTGGGCATCTCTAAAGACACACAAATCTGCCTCCAAATCACCCCTGAAAGCATGGTGAGACACAGCAGAAGGCTGCCTTTCCTCCCGATGACTGCAGTAGGAGAGGCTCTCCTGGAAATGCATTCCCATCTCCTGCCTAGTAAGGTCTATGTTTGCTCGACCACCTGTCTGCTTTGGCAGCCTACAAAATGGATCCGCCTGATTATAAACCATCATTTACCATCGCAGACGAGGCGGGCCTTTCCAGCCCACGCTCAAGAcgcaactgaaaagaaaaagtcttgaaaTCTAGGAGGCAGTGTCAGCTGGCAGTTCAAGAGTAGACAGGCAAGCCGTGAGTCGTTATGTCCCTCAGCAAGGAGAGGGACATACTACCAAGCCAGATGGGGTCTATATGAGCACGCCAGAAAAAGGAATCGGACAGCTGCTTGTGCTGATAGATGAACTAATTTGTCCCACATCAGACTCTGTCCCAActgactgcttttcttcagcagaggagagggtCACACCTGGGTGAGGAGAGCTCCGCGAGACTTACATCTGTTGGGCTGGACATAGTTAACAGCCGTGTTGGTGATAACAAAGGaagttttgctgtctttctttttgttctcctcctctgccagcacctTGGCCTTGGCCTCTTCagctgtggtggtgttttttatgtttgcgctagaagaagaaaaacaaaggagaaactACTCATTCGTCTTCAAAAAGGGTAGAAGGCATGGAAGTGCTAAGtggaaggatttgggggatAGTAAGGGCACTGCTATGGTATTGGATGTGTTTTTTGAGAGAGGAGGCAGTGCTATATAGCAACTGATGCCTTGTTTCAAAGGCCCAAGGGAAGCTCGCATCATTAGTGCATCCTCTTTCAGTGCAGGGCATAAACTGATGCTCCAGAAAGTGGCTAGATTCAAGTCACAAAAATGAAGAGCCTTCTCCCAGAAGTCCTGCGGTGGAGCTGCACTGGAGCCCTATCACTGTGCAGAACATGCTGTGCTAGATACCGCGCTAATCCAGAGCAAGGCTCAAGCCCATCACAGAGCCAAACTGGGGCTGTGTAATCCAGCCCTACCGCTGCTCTGCCAATCAACGGTTGATCATCCTGCCAGTGCAGGCCATCGCCACCAGATCTGTGAACCACATACTCAGTTCCGAGGTCCGCTTCAGGAATGCCGCTCAGCATCTGGATGGAGAGCATCTCCTGGGTCTTGTTGGCAGAGGAGGCACGGACGCTCTCTGGCAACTCATACAGACTCTCCTTGTCATTCTCCAGTTTCATCTGCTGTTCCTCACTCTCCACagttccctttctcttcttcgGGTCAGTCTCCATGTTCTTCATCCTGAACAGCAGCACACGAGAGACACACAgtatttaattctgttttgtgtACTCTGTCACAGCactgctgggcacagctgcaTCACTGTCCCGATAGctaggagagaggaaagaataatCCCTCCAAAACAACTCTGCTAAGATCAACTGCAAGAGCAACTGTCCAAGAAATGATCAGATCCTCCAAGCCCTTTCACAACCAGG is a window from the Gavia stellata isolate bGavSte3 chromosome 24, bGavSte3.hap2, whole genome shotgun sequence genome containing:
- the LOC132319124 gene encoding splicing factor C9orf78 homolog; amino-acid sequence: MELSGLSINEEDHLNLGPSISAETNRRDEGADMMKNMETDPKKRKGTVESEEQQMKLENDKESLYELPESVRASSANKTQEMLSIQMLSGIPEADLGTDANIKNTTTAEEAKAKVLAEEENKKKDSKTSFVITNTAVNYVQPNRWSPPNRKRPANERAGDDYYYDKKVKKMKGQEIMLPPLPLERSPANRKRPLNEETADDYNKLKKIWPLLKSANIKNTTSTEEAKAKVLAEDENKKKDRKTSFVPTNMAVNYVQPNRWSPPNRKRPANERAGDDYYYKKFKKMKALEIRRPPLPLEGSPANRKRPLSEKTEDDYDKLKKICRQY